The sequence below is a genomic window from Nitrososphaerota archaeon.
TCTACACCGGTTATGGGGTCGGAGGATACGATCAGGTATTGCTGATCGTTGAGTCGCACCGCTGCGAAGTCGATTCCGACCCCTGGGCCAACCTCTACATCGGGTGAGGTTTGCCCTTTGAAGGGGAGAATATTGTGTTGAAGAACCTCTAGCGGAACTTTGCCGAGTGGAAGTCTCTTCAATCTTTAACCACCACTGTATGTTGAATTGACTTCGGCTCGGCGGTTCTTATCATTTTATTTCCGACCGCTCATTTTCTTCTATTCGGTTTGGACTGCGGAGGTTGGTTGTCGTTTTAGATTTCGGGGCATAATTCGGGCTATACTTCTGGTTAGAGGGATGGAGACGATTAGCCCCACTATAACTTGTCCTATATTGACTAGGATCTCGGCTGTGGCGAGCACTTGTCCCATAACATATCTTTCGTAGAAGTAGTACCCTACCACCATCTCGGCGCCACCTAGAAGTATAACGAAGACGAGCCAGCTTATCTGTGGATCAAGGTATACTCCGGCGATAGTGACTAGTAGAAAAGCGGCTACCGCTAGAACTATCCAAAAGAGCTCTGGCACTGCAAGGGTGAAAATGAGGGTGCTGGGCGCGATCCCGAGCGTGAAGTCTATATCTCCTGTGAAGAACGATGTTCCTCCCCACCAGATTACTAATGCAAGTATCATGCCGGAGATGACGGCGAGTACAGTTACCCGTGTCTTGGAGGGTGAGTTGAACCGGTACTGGGCGAGGTAACCTACGATGAATCCCTCAGCTCCCTTGATTACTAGAGTTCCTGGCGCGAAGACTGCGTAGCCGAGTGCTACATCGGATATCATTGAGCCGATTCCACCTGCGAAGGCGCCTACCACTGGTCCCATTAGAAGAGCGGCGGTATACACCATGGTTTCTCCTATATTGAAGTAACCTCCTGTGGCAGCTACATTCGCGCTGACAACCATCGTGGCTACTGCGACGAAGGCAGTGAAGACGCCCATCGCTGCGAGCTCTCGACTGCTTAACCTATTTCTCAAGCTCATGCGGGAAACCTTTAGCTGTTCCCTAGCTGCACCATATATAAGTAATAGCCTATATATAGGGGTGGGGATGGCTATTCCAGATGTTGCCGCACCCGCGGATCCGGTTACGGCCAAGTGCAGTAGATGCGGCCGAGAATATCCGTTAGAAACCAATTTCACGCGTTGCCGTCGATGCAGCGGGGTTCTTCTGATTCGATATAATTACAATCGACTAGCTAAGCAACTTAGCCGTGAGATTCTCAGCCGGCGTATTCCAAGTGTTTGGAAGTACTCTGAGCTGCTGCCTATACAGAATCTACAACGAATCGTGTCTCTGG
It includes:
- a CDS encoding ECF transporter S component, giving the protein MSLRNRLSSRELAAMGVFTAFVAVATMVVSANVAATGGYFNIGETMVYTAALLMGPVVGAFAGGIGSMISDVALGYAVFAPGTLVIKGAEGFIVGYLAQYRFNSPSKTRVTVLAVISGMILALVIWWGGTSFFTGDIDFTLGIAPSTLIFTLAVPELFWIVLAVAAFLLVTIAGVYLDPQISWLVFVILLGGAEMVVGYYFYERYVMGQVLATAEILVNIGQVIVGLIVSIPLTRSIARIMPRNLKRQPTSAVQTE